From the Pseudanabaena sp. FACHB-2040 genome, one window contains:
- a CDS encoding glycosyltransferase family 2 protein has protein sequence MVLSNFILVLDGLLLISLIAIAAFYALLLRSLKSAPRLQPTASLPNPDLSLALIIPAYNEAGNLRACVEAALTTELPAATHFKIWIADDQSTDDTGKIAQALAEEHANVSALTGPPRPSDEIWRGKNWACAHAVQFAETDYLLFLDADVRLTPGAISAALAEAQTYKTDLLSCAPKIECSCFSEWLVQPIMMSAIAINFDFEAINTSKRLEDAFAAGPFMLFRRTAYETIGGHAAVHDQVVEDVELARQIRAKGLTLRYVLGVDLIDLRMYSSFGALWEGWTKNYYLGTQENLPLTLLSAFAIGMVFVMPWVGLLASLLLSLPQINAIAVAYYPTLSLYGLTAVTLLLYWLLRITGHRRVSVPIRYWWLSAVGGILVIAIALVSVIKTKTGWGWTWRGRPLKAA, from the coding sequence ATGGTTTTGTCTAACTTTATTCTCGTTCTAGATGGGCTGCTGCTGATTTCGCTGATTGCGATCGCAGCCTTCTACGCCCTTCTACTGCGATCCCTAAAATCCGCGCCGCGCTTGCAGCCTACAGCAAGTCTGCCTAACCCTGACCTGTCGCTGGCCCTGATCATTCCGGCTTATAACGAGGCGGGCAATTTGCGGGCCTGTGTTGAGGCAGCGCTGACGACAGAACTGCCCGCAGCAACTCACTTTAAGATTTGGATTGCCGATGACCAGTCCACAGACGATACAGGCAAGATCGCCCAAGCACTGGCAGAGGAACATGCCAACGTCAGCGCTCTCACCGGCCCACCTCGCCCCAGCGATGAAATTTGGCGCGGCAAGAACTGGGCCTGCGCCCACGCTGTTCAGTTTGCCGAAACTGATTACCTACTGTTTCTAGATGCTGACGTGCGGCTCACGCCAGGAGCTATATCTGCTGCTCTTGCCGAAGCCCAAACTTACAAAACCGATCTGCTGAGCTGCGCGCCCAAGATTGAGTGCAGCTGCTTTTCGGAGTGGCTAGTTCAGCCGATCATGATGAGTGCGATCGCAATCAACTTTGACTTTGAGGCGATTAACACTTCTAAGCGTTTAGAAGATGCCTTTGCCGCTGGACCTTTCATGCTCTTTCGGCGAACGGCCTATGAAACCATTGGTGGCCATGCCGCCGTCCATGATCAGGTTGTAGAAGATGTTGAGTTAGCGCGTCAAATCCGCGCTAAGGGGTTAACTCTGCGCTATGTCCTGGGAGTTGATCTGATTGACCTGCGAATGTACTCGTCTTTTGGTGCCTTGTGGGAGGGCTGGACAAAAAATTACTACTTAGGAACTCAGGAAAATCTGCCGCTGACGCTCCTTTCGGCCTTTGCAATTGGCATGGTGTTTGTCATGCCCTGGGTCGGCCTACTCGCTAGTTTGCTCCTGAGCCTGCCACAGATCAACGCTATTGCGGTCGCCTATTATCCCACCCTTAGCCTCTATGGCTTAACTGCGGTGACTCTGCTGCTTTACTGGCTGCTGCGCATTACTGGTCATCGGCGGGTCAGCGTCCCCATACGCTACTGGTGGTTGAGCGCAGTGGGCGGCATTTTGGTAATAGCTATTGCCCTTGTCTCTGTCATCAAAACCAAGACCGGCTGGGGCTGGACTTGGCGGGGTCGGCCCTTAAAGGCTGCGTAA
- a CDS encoding DUF4278 domain-containing protein, with protein sequence MQLSYRGVKYEYTPPVVAAKSTDETGTFRGVDIRFRTIAKAPVQQSTLDLMYRGVGYRTGETAAPVAQPVTAPAAIAAPAAPVATRTTEDRARMMLINHHRLVKRRQQSMLSRSATEAGMPADASRYWNHIQGKVHPSFWATYDRGHASAS encoded by the coding sequence ATGCAACTTTCTTATCGTGGCGTTAAGTACGAATACACCCCTCCCGTCGTAGCAGCAAAATCGACGGATGAAACGGGCACGTTCCGAGGTGTAGATATCCGGTTCCGCACCATTGCCAAGGCTCCTGTGCAGCAGTCCACTCTGGACCTAATGTATCGGGGTGTTGGCTATCGAACAGGTGAAACGGCTGCTCCTGTAGCACAACCTGTGACAGCGCCTGCTGCGATCGCAGCGCCTGCCGCCCCTGTCGCAACCCGCACAACTGAAGACCGAGCTCGAATGATGCTGATCAACCATCACCGGTTGGTGAAGCGCCGTCAGCAGTCCATGCTAAGCCGGAGCGCGACCGAAGCCGGAATGCCCGCCGATGCCTCCCGCTACTGGAATCACATCCAGGGCAAAGTGCATCCTAGCTTCTGGGCTACCTACGATCGCGGTCATGCCTCTGCCAGCTAA
- a CDS encoding serine hydrolase, with amino-acid sequence MLAFVLIFVLLLLPLPAVAAPTTPNSLARQQPMLPQQSPQQALERLFVESQAQSGWFAESFLRQVPLAGIQPLLDDLKQSLGELQEIRPGPDGFELQFEQGRVRSQISLNAQGQITALYFAPPEIPVALEDAIAAVRSFPGEASLLVLQAERELANVNAEQPLAVGSAFKLAVLAALQGEIEQGRHRWDEVVTLQPGWKSLPSGLLQDWPDGTALTVETLATLMISLSDNTATDALIHTVGRQPIEVLSPRNHPFLTTRDFFALKNPQNALLLSRFRAGNEADQRALLEELATAPLPDASVFAGNPVALDVEWFFSAQELCALMAQVAELPLMQVNPGVANPQDWDAISFKGGSEPGVLNLTSWVRSHSGTSYCVSATWNSSTQSLDETALSRLYSGILARLQSTP; translated from the coding sequence ATGCTTGCTTTTGTTCTAATTTTCGTACTACTGCTGCTGCCGCTGCCGGCTGTAGCCGCGCCAACAACGCCCAATTCTTTGGCTCGACAGCAGCCCATGCTACCCCAGCAATCGCCTCAGCAAGCCCTAGAACGCCTATTTGTCGAGTCTCAAGCTCAGTCTGGTTGGTTTGCGGAGTCCTTTCTTAGGCAGGTACCTCTTGCAGGCATTCAACCACTACTGGATGATCTAAAGCAGTCACTGGGGGAGTTGCAGGAAATTCGCCCAGGTCCAGATGGGTTTGAGCTGCAGTTTGAACAGGGCCGGGTGCGATCGCAAATTTCCCTTAATGCTCAGGGACAAATCACCGCGCTCTACTTTGCACCTCCCGAGATTCCGGTGGCATTAGAGGATGCGATCGCAGCCGTCCGTTCCTTTCCGGGGGAGGCAAGCCTGCTGGTGCTACAAGCGGAGCGAGAGTTGGCTAATGTTAACGCCGAGCAGCCGTTGGCCGTCGGTTCTGCCTTCAAATTGGCTGTTTTAGCGGCACTCCAGGGCGAGATTGAGCAGGGCCGTCATCGTTGGGATGAGGTTGTAACTCTGCAACCAGGCTGGAAAAGTTTGCCCAGCGGTCTGCTGCAGGACTGGCCCGATGGCACTGCTTTGACTGTAGAAACACTCGCTACCCTGATGATCTCTCTCAGCGACAATACGGCTACCGATGCGCTGATTCACACCGTGGGGCGTCAGCCGATCGAGGTTCTCAGCCCGCGCAACCACCCCTTTCTGACTACCCGTGATTTTTTTGCGCTGAAGAATCCGCAGAATGCCTTGCTTTTGTCTCGGTTTCGGGCGGGTAATGAAGCCGACCAGCGGGCACTGCTGGAAGAACTAGCAACTGCGCCTCTGCCCGATGCCAGTGTGTTTGCCGGAAATCCGGTAGCGCTGGATGTGGAGTGGTTTTTCTCAGCCCAAGAACTGTGTGCTTTGATGGCTCAGGTTGCCGAACTGCCGCTGATGCAGGTTAATCCAGGAGTGGCTAACCCGCAGGACTGGGATGCGATCTCATTCAAAGGCGGCTCAGAACCGGGGGTGCTGAATTTGACTAGTTGGGTGCGATCGCACAGCGGCACTTCCTACTGCGTCTCTGCTACTTGGAACAGCTCTACCCAAAGCCTCGATGAAACTGCCCTGTCTCGGCTCTACAGCGGCATTTTGGCGAGGTTGCAAAGTACCCCTTAA